In Pelosinus sp. UFO1, one genomic interval encodes:
- a CDS encoding transposase — translation MSKINQYSAAEKLVILQEIETSQTTLLDIAKKYDINKSTLLNWRHRYELNGYKVLENRTHYKNYSDGEQSNIHW, via the coding sequence ATGTCAAAAATAAATCAATATAGTGCAGCAGAAAAACTAGTTATATTGCAAGAAATTGAAACGAGTCAGACTACACTTTTAGATATTGCTAAGAAATATGATATTAATAAATCAACCTTGCTAAATTGGCGTCATCGTTATGAATTGAATGGATATAAAGTTTTAGAAAATCGAACTCATTATAAAAATTATTCCGATGGCGAGCAATCAAATATTCATTGGTAA
- a CDS encoding LysR family transcriptional regulator → MDQSLLVFITVVEKKSFTRAADALHMTQPAVSQYIQMLERNVGTKLLDRNNKYVQLNKAGEIVYHHANEIIGLYTQMQNLIDDTLNKASGNLSIGASYTFGEYVLPHIVAYLRAKHPLIKPKITIANTKRISEWVANRQLDIGIVDGEVQHNNLHMEAFADDLMYIVAAANKPCANQHTQKIADFKNETWIIREETSGTREATEKMFSGLNFYPENIMEFGSTQIIKESVQAGLGITLLSHCTIQNEVSLGILKIIDVVGSPFKRKFSLITPPTRFKTKITTVFIDVLRDHKGLPNFFGKPI, encoded by the coding sequence ATGGATCAGTCTTTGCTTGTCTTTATCACAGTTGTGGAAAAAAAGAGTTTTACACGTGCGGCAGATGCACTACATATGACACAACCAGCGGTTAGTCAATATATTCAAATGCTAGAAAGAAACGTTGGGACAAAACTATTGGACCGTAATAATAAGTATGTGCAATTGAATAAAGCCGGGGAAATTGTCTATCACCACGCAAACGAGATCATTGGCCTCTATACACAAATGCAGAATCTAATAGATGACACGCTGAATAAGGCTAGCGGCAACCTATCCATAGGTGCAAGTTATACCTTCGGAGAATACGTACTGCCTCATATTGTGGCCTATTTACGCGCAAAACATCCCCTGATAAAGCCCAAAATCACTATAGCAAATACAAAAAGAATTTCCGAGTGGGTAGCAAACCGCCAGTTAGATATTGGAATCGTTGATGGCGAGGTTCAACATAATAATTTACACATGGAAGCATTTGCCGATGATCTAATGTATATAGTTGCTGCCGCCAATAAGCCATGTGCAAATCAACACACACAGAAGATAGCTGATTTTAAAAATGAGACTTGGATTATTCGCGAAGAAACGTCCGGAACACGAGAAGCAACGGAAAAAATGTTTTCTGGGTTAAACTTTTATCCGGAAAACATTATGGAGTTTGGAAGTACACAAATCATTAAGGAATCTGTGCAGGCAGGACTGGGTATTACATTATTATCACATTGCACAATCCAAAATGAAGTATCGTTAGGCATCCTTAAGATAATCGATGTGGTCGGGAGTCCTTTTAAACGAAAGTTTTCGTTAATTACACCTCCTACTCGATTCAAAACAAAAATTACAACAGTCTTTATAGACGTTTTGCGAGACCATAAAGGCTTACCTAACTTTTTTGGAAAACCTATTTGA
- a CDS encoding D-cysteine desulfhydrase: MNLAQFPRRRYTEGQTPLEFLPRLTEALDGPNIWIKRDDMLGLAGGGNKTRKLEFLVADALAKGADTLITCGAVQSNHARLTLAAACKEGMPCHLVIEERVSGSYNENASGNNFLFHLMGVAGITVVPGGSNMMEAMEKVAEDVRKKGGKPYIIPGGGSNAVGSLGYVACAEEILEQAFDKGLNIDCVVCTSGSGGTHGGLAVGFWGNNTGIPVVGINISRPNETQRPIIIKDAVLTAARFGLQFPEEIIECVEGYVGSGYSLATSAMVEAVRLMARTEAILLDPVYTGKSFSGLIGLIRQGRFKKGENVVFVHTGGSPALYHYKDYFAE; the protein is encoded by the coding sequence TTGAATCTTGCACAATTTCCACGTCGACGTTATACTGAGGGACAAACTCCATTAGAATTTTTACCTCGTCTTACCGAGGCATTAGATGGTCCGAATATTTGGATTAAAAGAGATGATATGCTTGGGCTGGCAGGTGGCGGCAACAAAACACGCAAGCTAGAGTTCCTAGTTGCGGATGCTTTAGCTAAAGGTGCCGATACACTGATTACCTGTGGTGCTGTTCAGTCCAATCACGCTCGCCTAACGCTAGCGGCAGCCTGTAAAGAAGGGATGCCTTGCCACCTTGTAATTGAGGAGCGGGTATCTGGCAGTTACAACGAGAATGCATCTGGAAATAACTTTTTATTTCACCTAATGGGTGTTGCAGGAATTACTGTTGTTCCTGGTGGGTCTAATATGATGGAAGCCATGGAAAAAGTAGCTGAAGATGTTCGCAAAAAAGGCGGAAAACCATATATTATTCCCGGTGGCGGTTCCAATGCTGTAGGATCATTGGGCTATGTCGCCTGTGCAGAAGAAATTTTAGAGCAAGCCTTTGATAAAGGTCTAAATATTGACTGCGTGGTTTGCACTAGCGGCAGCGGTGGTACTCATGGGGGATTAGCAGTAGGCTTTTGGGGAAATAATACTGGCATTCCGGTAGTAGGTATCAATATCAGCAGACCGAATGAAACCCAACGCCCGATAATCATTAAAGACGCCGTATTGACAGCAGCACGGTTTGGACTTCAATTCCCTGAAGAAATTATTGAGTGTGTTGAGGGATACGTTGGATCAGGATATTCGTTAGCTACGTCTGCAATGGTAGAAGCTGTTAGACTGATGGCTAGAACGGAAGCAATCTTATTAGACCCTGTATATACTGGCAAATCTTTCTCAGGACTAATTGGGCTGATTCGTCAAGGTCGCTTTAAGAAAGGCGAGAATGTAGTCTTTGTTCATACAGGCGGATCACCTGCTTTATATCATTACAAAGATTATTTTGCCGAATAA
- the dapF gene encoding diaminopimelate epimerase has translation MDFHFYKYHALGNDYIVIDPNKTRVNLSEENIRLICHRNFGIGSDGILYGPLFQNDSIYLRILNPDGSEAEKSGNGIRIFSRYLFDAGYLKSYQFYIETLGGKVHVELLDSKANQIKVDMGQVTFYSTKIPVAGTPREVISEELIINERKFTVSCLSIGNPHCVIPLNAVSRELAEELGPIIENYKLFPNRINVQFLQVLDRNNIKIEIWERGAGYTLASGSSSCAAASAAFQLGMVDSDVDVHMPGGTISIIISPDGHVHMTGSVTGVSKGCFSDDLLAQISNC, from the coding sequence ATGGATTTTCATTTTTACAAATACCATGCTTTGGGTAATGATTATATTGTCATTGATCCCAACAAGACCAGAGTTAACTTATCTGAGGAAAACATTAGGTTGATTTGCCACCGCAATTTTGGTATCGGCTCGGATGGTATCTTATACGGTCCATTATTTCAAAATGATTCCATCTATTTAAGGATATTAAATCCGGACGGAAGCGAGGCCGAGAAAAGCGGCAATGGAATCAGGATTTTTTCCCGGTATCTATTTGATGCTGGCTATTTAAAATCCTACCAGTTTTATATTGAAACGTTAGGTGGAAAAGTCCACGTTGAATTATTAGACTCTAAGGCAAATCAAATAAAAGTGGATATGGGACAAGTCACTTTTTATAGCACTAAAATACCAGTGGCTGGTACCCCGCGTGAAGTTATAAGTGAAGAGTTAATTATCAATGAAAGAAAGTTTACTGTGAGTTGTCTTTCAATAGGAAATCCGCATTGCGTAATTCCTCTTAATGCTGTCTCGAGGGAACTTGCAGAAGAATTGGGTCCTATTATTGAGAATTATAAGCTTTTTCCTAACAGAATAAATGTTCAATTTCTTCAAGTGCTTGATCGTAATAATATTAAAATAGAGATTTGGGAGCGTGGAGCAGGTTATACATTGGCATCAGGTAGTAGTAGTTGTGCGGCAGCAAGTGCCGCTTTTCAGCTCGGCATGGTCGATAGTGATGTAGATGTTCACATGCCAGGTGGAACAATTAGCATAATAATAAGTCCTGATGGACATGTGCACATGACTGGTTCGGTAACAGGGGTTAGCAAAGGATGTTTCTCGGATGACCTCTTAGCGCAAATCTCTAATTGCTGA